From a single Nicotiana tomentosiformis chromosome 2, ASM39032v3, whole genome shotgun sequence genomic region:
- the LOC104105389 gene encoding NAC domain-containing protein 37-like isoform X2, translating into MDTNESCVPPGFRFHPTDEELVGYYLRKKIASQKIDLDVIRDIDLYRIEPWDLRDKCRIGYEEQNEWYFFSHKDKKYPTGTRTNRATMAGFWKATGRDKAVYDKLKLIGMRKTLVFYKGRAPNGQKTDWIMHEYRLESEDNGPPQAKGWVVCRAFKKKITGQTKTNMGEGWESNYFYEEATTAVSLVVDPLEYITRQPLPPNFMAQNLLCKQEMELAENNNLNFPYNSDQFVQLPQLQSPSLPLIKRPISSMSLVSENSNQEDDEQTINKRCSTINSSTSKNVTADWRALDKFVASQLSHDNHEQERTYETNHGLLSSFEEEAHNYSDLGMLLLLSDREEGPKLNEILSSSSDGCDIGVCIFDK; encoded by the exons ATGGATACAAACGAATCATGCGTTCCACCGGGATTTCGATTTCATCCAACAGATGAAGAACTCGTCGGATACTATCTTAGAAAGAAAATTGCATCACAAAAGATTGATCTTGATGTTATTAGAGACATTGATCTTTACAGAATCGAACCATGGGATCTGCGAG ATAAATGCCGGATCGGATATGAAGAGCAGAACGAGTGGTATTTCTTCAGTCACAAGGATAAGAAATATCCAACAGGGACGAGAACGAATAGGGCAACAATGGCAGGGTTTTGGAAGGCTACAGGAAGAGACAAGGCTGTGTACGATAAATTGAAACTTATAGGTATGAGGAAAACCCTTGTCTTCTACAAGGGTAGGGCACCTAATGGCCAGAAAACTGATTGGATTATGCACGAATATCGTCTCGAATCCGAAGACAATGGTCCTCCACAGGCAA AAGGATGGGTGGTCTGTAGAGCATTTAAGAAGAAAATTACAGGGCAAACAAAGACCAATATGGGTGAAGGTTGGGAATCAAATTACTTTTATGAAGAAGCAACTACTGCAGTCAGCTTAGTGGTAGATCCTCTTGAATACATCACAAGGCAGCCTCTTCCTCCAAATTTCATGGCACAAAATCTACTGTGCAAACAAGAGATGGAATTAGCCGAAAACAATAATCTCAACTTTCCATATAATTCTGATCAATTTGTACAGCTTCCACAGCTACAAAGTCCCTCTCTACCACTCATAAAAAGGCCAATTAGCTCCATGTCACTGGTGTCCGAGAATAGTAATCAAGAGGACGATGAACAGACGATAAATAAAAGATGTAGTACTATTAATAGTAGTACTAGCAAAAATGTAACAGCAGATTGGAGGGCACTTGACAAATTTGTAGCTTCTCAATTGAGTCATGATAATCATGAACAAGAGAGAACATATGAAACAAATCATGGGCTACTTTCTAGTTTTGAAGAAGAAGCTCACAATTATTCAGATTTGGGAATGTTGCTATTGCTGAGTGATAGAGAAGAAGGGCCAAAACTGAATGAGATTTTGAGTTCAAGCTCTGATGGCTGTGATATTGGCGTTTGCATATTTGACAAATGA
- the LOC104105389 gene encoding NAC domain-containing protein 37-like isoform X1: protein MQTKINTVVVNMDTNESCVPPGFRFHPTDEELVGYYLRKKIASQKIDLDVIRDIDLYRIEPWDLRDKCRIGYEEQNEWYFFSHKDKKYPTGTRTNRATMAGFWKATGRDKAVYDKLKLIGMRKTLVFYKGRAPNGQKTDWIMHEYRLESEDNGPPQAKGWVVCRAFKKKITGQTKTNMGEGWESNYFYEEATTAVSLVVDPLEYITRQPLPPNFMAQNLLCKQEMELAENNNLNFPYNSDQFVQLPQLQSPSLPLIKRPISSMSLVSENSNQEDDEQTINKRCSTINSSTSKNVTADWRALDKFVASQLSHDNHEQERTYETNHGLLSSFEEEAHNYSDLGMLLLLSDREEGPKLNEILSSSSDGCDIGVCIFDK from the exons ATGCAGACTAAAATAAACACAGTAGTGGTGAATATGGATACAAACGAATCATGCGTTCCACCGGGATTTCGATTTCATCCAACAGATGAAGAACTCGTCGGATACTATCTTAGAAAGAAAATTGCATCACAAAAGATTGATCTTGATGTTATTAGAGACATTGATCTTTACAGAATCGAACCATGGGATCTGCGAG ATAAATGCCGGATCGGATATGAAGAGCAGAACGAGTGGTATTTCTTCAGTCACAAGGATAAGAAATATCCAACAGGGACGAGAACGAATAGGGCAACAATGGCAGGGTTTTGGAAGGCTACAGGAAGAGACAAGGCTGTGTACGATAAATTGAAACTTATAGGTATGAGGAAAACCCTTGTCTTCTACAAGGGTAGGGCACCTAATGGCCAGAAAACTGATTGGATTATGCACGAATATCGTCTCGAATCCGAAGACAATGGTCCTCCACAGGCAA AAGGATGGGTGGTCTGTAGAGCATTTAAGAAGAAAATTACAGGGCAAACAAAGACCAATATGGGTGAAGGTTGGGAATCAAATTACTTTTATGAAGAAGCAACTACTGCAGTCAGCTTAGTGGTAGATCCTCTTGAATACATCACAAGGCAGCCTCTTCCTCCAAATTTCATGGCACAAAATCTACTGTGCAAACAAGAGATGGAATTAGCCGAAAACAATAATCTCAACTTTCCATATAATTCTGATCAATTTGTACAGCTTCCACAGCTACAAAGTCCCTCTCTACCACTCATAAAAAGGCCAATTAGCTCCATGTCACTGGTGTCCGAGAATAGTAATCAAGAGGACGATGAACAGACGATAAATAAAAGATGTAGTACTATTAATAGTAGTACTAGCAAAAATGTAACAGCAGATTGGAGGGCACTTGACAAATTTGTAGCTTCTCAATTGAGTCATGATAATCATGAACAAGAGAGAACATATGAAACAAATCATGGGCTACTTTCTAGTTTTGAAGAAGAAGCTCACAATTATTCAGATTTGGGAATGTTGCTATTGCTGAGTGATAGAGAAGAAGGGCCAAAACTGAATGAGATTTTGAGTTCAAGCTCTGATGGCTGTGATATTGGCGTTTGCATATTTGACAAATGA
- the LOC104115095 gene encoding V-type proton ATPase 16 kDa proteolipid subunit, with protein MSSTFSGDETAPFFGFLGAAAALVFSCMGAAYGTAKSGVGVASMGVMRPELVMKSIVPVVMAGVLGIYGLIIAVIISTGINPKTKSYYLFDGYAHLSSGLACGLAGLSAGMAIGIVGDAGVRANAQQPKLFVGMILILIFAEALALYGLIVGIILSSRAGQSRAE; from the exons ATGTCTTCAACTTTCAGCGGCGATGAAACTGCGCCCTTCTTCGGTTTCCTCGGAGCAGCTGCAGCGCTCGTTTTCTCCT GTATGGGAGCTGCTTATGGAACGGCGAAGAGCGGTGTGGGAGTAGCGTCGATGGGAGTAATGAGGCCAGAGCTTGTGATGAAGTCAATTGTGCCGGTTGTTATGGCTGGAGTGTTAGGTATATATGGTTTGATTATTGCGGTAATTATCAGTACCGGAATTAACCCTAAGACCAAATCGTATTACCTTTTTGATGGATATGCGCATCTTTCTTCTGGTTTGGCTTGTGGTCTCGCTGGCCTTTCCGCTGGAATGGCTATTGGAATTGTTGGTGATGCTGGTGTTAG AGCAAATGCACAACAACCAAAACTGTTTGTCGGTATGATCCTGATTCTCATCTTTGCGGAGGCATTGGCTTTGTACGGACTGATTGTCGGCATCATCCTTTCTTCCCGTGCTGGTCAATCTAGAGCAGAATAG